In Ciconia boyciana chromosome 12, ASM3463844v1, whole genome shotgun sequence, a genomic segment contains:
- the LOC140658549 gene encoding syntaxin-1B-like: MRDRLAELRRRAAAEGDLHEDALCFDNVAFVGDDANPVSRVLREASELWRALDRLEQLSESIDRTQQAVLCCTSEESIAGEKQGLGAARAAFAREAVALRPRLSALPAAPEGGMGRAGPRVRRTQLWLLLRQYRAILTRHYAREGRYWQRLKERIGRQAELAGIDLGAEDLERLAESPEAPRIVGRDLEELKAEQHLAAAQACQRQLLDLEKQMAELRGLFLQLEGLLAEQQGATDSVEHYVLRTLDYVAQTGGEVKKAFTYRRPLRLSALLTATLSLCACCTCLPCRSGTVR; this comes from the coding sequence ATGAGGGACCGGCTGGCGGAGCTGCGGCGGCGAGCCGCGGCCGAGGGGGACCTGCACGAGGATGCCCTGTGCTTCGACAACGTGGCGTTCGTTGGGGACGATGCCAACCCCGTCAGCCGGGTGCTGCGGGAGGCGTCCGAGCTCTGGCGGGCGCTGGACCGGCTGGAGCAGCTCTCCGAGAGCATCGACAGGACGCAGCAGGCGGTGCTGTGCTGCACCTCCGAGGAGAGCATCGCCGGCGAGAAGCAGGGGCTCGGCGCTGCCAGAGCCGCCTTTGCCCGCGAGGCCGTGGCCCTGCGGCCCCGGCTGAGCGCCCTGCCGGCAGCGCCGGAGGGGGGGATGGGGCGAGCGGGCCCCCGCGTCCGCCGGacccagctgtggctgctgctgcggcaGTACCGTGCCATCCTCACCCGCCACTACGCCCGGGAGGGCCGCTACTGGCAGAGGCTGAAGGAGCGGATCGGGAGGCAGGCGGAGCTGGCGGGCATCGACCTGGGGGCCGAGGACTTGGAGCGGCTGGCCGAGAGCCCCGAGGCGCCCCGCATCGTGGGCCGGGACCTGGAGGAGCTCAAGGCCGAGCAGCacctggctgcagcccaggcgTGCCAGCGGCAGCTCCTTGACCTGGAAAAGCAGATGGCGGAGCTGCGCGGGCtcttcctgcagctggaggggcTGCTGGCCGAGCAGCAAGGGGCCACCGACAGCGTGGAGCACTACGTCCTGCGTACCCTTGACTACGTGGCCCAGACCGGCGGCGAGGTGAAGAAAGCCTTCACGTACCGGCGGCCGTTGCGGCTCTCGGCCCTGCTGACGGCGACGCTCAGCCTCTGCGCCTGCtgcacctgcctgccctgccgcAGCGGGACCGTCCGATGA